A region of Toxorhynchites rutilus septentrionalis strain SRP chromosome 1, ASM2978413v1, whole genome shotgun sequence DNA encodes the following proteins:
- the LOC129766374 gene encoding uncharacterized protein LOC129766374 isoform X1, which translates to MTLSNDIGGGGGGGGGGVGGNGRSNGSSHHHHHHHHRSGSSGNNHSSNNSNNNNIVVGRRMSVGNNSNIIHNNNNNNHNHNNSSSNINGYNHNNSPPMGGDKDWDFKVFKRFSPSFFRKKSTKYPESDDFDSLPPPPPPEDDSSYFDEHPPPNHHLHHHAHMNHLNTLDTGTRVDTTPEKVRKHRSNSDISQSKHHNHRSNGGGGGLHHKSSNGHQHHHHHHHHRHSKSSRADSVLSSDSDIRFTRRKLGDNQKCGCALIAGFLLILLFAGVIVYVGYTYLRPEPLPDRIFRGRLRVVEGDNWTSELADQNTPWFQQRARDYRERINLIMRRSDLREPYEGSEILALDGNEGEPLTLHFAMYFDPYAELVSTADLHSILMEEITSDHPRYFRNLTIDPSSLIIKEVLGQFDDIPGTSSSPLGGKDDIVSEIVTTVRPLRKCEPLRLNYCRSVGYNVTTYPNFFGHNSLEDVEADLISFRELVDAECFRQAFDFICRLLQPPCEFRRIEEPTPGKVCRQYCQAFWAGCGDRLPERFRKHMDCERFPESTGIQSCHSRPGCSGELQSNALSSRLCDGVADCPDLSDENSCTFCAYGAIYCGRGRVCYPKNARCDGKLDCPDGSDEKDCLSISPQVSYLTFPSPIVPYRPRFYSEGYAVFSEKGTTGKLCSVGMESNEYVRTTVAESLCKALGFERVDYSEIRNDTEPNTSYVRVLDPRASEISFVRTTCQSKQSLYVGCGQLECGVQSALPSNPNVGLPKMASPGDWPWLAALFRADTHVCDGTLVSSDWILTTESCFQGQTKATWMAIFGAVRLSSSAPWTQRRRIIGMVKSPVEGSTAALIRLENPVVFSDFVRPICLPDIPLKETIDRADNNNVTPTPHAERFSKSRPRKPLKEYRQYFETPGNDDGSGGGTSSDELVELTETSRYSINEFAADFTDEGAQIPKAEAIGVVKNPYPLPENSPQTNNYITPQNYIASFQPPKPKPTVWTNCNTLGWSRQRDHLQRVQLKISDMKPCENVSIATVNSLCTEAAYHKQDCSEEEFAGSPVVCLLPTERKWALVGVASWRIACAPNGVERPRMYDKITSNTQWIRETIAATV; encoded by the exons GTCTTTAAGAGGTTCTCGCCAAGTTTTTTCCGCAAG AAAAGTACAAAGTATCCCGAATCGGACGATTTCGACTCGCTGCCACCGCCACCCCCGCCGGAGGACGATTCGTCCTACTTCGACGAACACCCGCCACCTAACCATCATCTGCACCATCACGCCCACATGAACCATCTGAACACGCTGGACACCGGGACCCGCGTGGACACCACCCCGGAAAAAGTTCGCAAACATCGGTCCAACTCGGACATCAGCCAATCGAAGCATCACAATCACAGGAGcaatggcggcggtggcggaTTGCATCACAAATCATCCAACGGACATCAGCACCATCACCACCATCATCACCATCGGCACTCGAAGAGCAGTCGGGCGGATTCGGTGCTGTCGAGCGATTCGGACATTCGATTCACCCGGAGGAAGCTCGGGGATAATCAGAAGTGCGGCTGTGCGCTGATTGCGGGCTTTCTGTTGATACTGCTGTTCGCCGGGGTCATCGTCTATGTTGGGT acACCTACCTGCGGCCCGAGCCTCTACCAGATCGGATATTCCGTGGCCGGTTACGTGTGGTCGAGGGTGACAACTGGACCTCGGAGCTGGCGGATCAGAACACACCGTGGTTCCAACAGCGAGCACGAGACTACCGGGAACGAATCAATCTGATCATGCGACGGTCCGATCTGCGGGAACCGTACGAAGGGAGCGAAATTCTCGCACTGGATGG CAACGAAGGCGAACCCTTGACGCTTCACTTTGCGATGTATTTCGATCCGTATGCTGAGCTTGTGTCCACCGCCGATTTGCACTCGATTCTGATGGAGGAGATTACTTCCGATCATCCAAGGTACTTCCGTAACCTGACCATCGATCCGTCGAGCTTGATCATCAAGGAGGTTCTCGGCCAGTTTGACGACATCCCGGGAACTTCCTCATCGCCGTTGGGCGGGAAGGATGATATTGTCAGCGAGATAGTCACCACCGTTCGACCACTCCGCAAGTGTGAACCCCTGCGACTCAACTACTGCCGCTCGGTTGGCTACAACGTGACGACCTACCCGAACTTCTTCGGGCACAACTCGCTCGAGGATGTCGAAGCCGACCTGATCTCGTTCCGGGAGCTAGTGGACGCGGAGTGCTTCCGTCAGGCGTTCGATTTCATCTGTCGACTCCTGCAGCCTCCGTGTgagttccgaagaatcgaagagcccACCCCCGGGAAGGTTTGCCGACAGTACTGCCAGGCGTTCTGGGCTGGCTGTGGTGACCGACTGCCGGAGCGTTTCCGGAAGCACATGGATTGCGAGCGATTTCCAGAATCAACGGGAATTCAGTCGTGCCACAGCCGTCCCGGCTGTTCGGGGGAACTCCAATCGAATGCACTCTCCTCCCGGCTTTGCGATGGGGTTGCTGACTGTCCGGATTTGTCCGACGAAAACAGTTGCACGTTTTGTGCGTACGGAGCAATCTACTGTGGCCGGGGGCGCGTCTGCTACCCGAAAAATGCTCGCTGCGATGGGAAATTGGATTGTCCGGATGGTAGCGATGAGAAGGATTGCC TTTCCATCTCCCCACAAGTTTCGTATCTGACGTTCCCGTCGCCTATTGTGCCCTACCGACCACGCTTCTACTCCGAAGGCTACGCAGTCTTCTCGGAGAAGGGAACCACCGGCAAGCTGTGCTCCGTCGGGATGGAAAGCAACGAGTACGTGCGCACAACGGTAGCGGAATCGCTCTGCAAGGCACTTGGATTCGAACGGGTCGACTATTCGGAGATACGCAACGACACCGAACCGAACACCAGTTACGTGCGGGTGTTGGATCCAAGGGCGTCGGAAATCTCCTTCGTAAGGACTACCTGTCAGAGCAAACAGTCGTTGTATGTTGGCTGTGGGCAGCTGGAGTGCGGCGTTCAATCGGCTCTTCCGAGCAATCCGAATGTGGGTCTGCCTAAGATGGCCTCTCCGGGGGACTGGCCATGGTTGGCAGCTCTGTTCCGAGCGGATACTCACGTCTGTGATGGAACGCTG gtttcttCCGATTGGATCCTAACAACGGAGTCCTGCTTCCAGGGTCAAACGAAAGCCACGTGGATGGCAATTTTTGGAGCGGTCCGTCTCTCCTCGAGCGCCCCCTGGACGCAGCGGCGAAGAATT ATTGGCATGGTGAAATCCCCGGTTGAGGGCAGCACCGCTGCCCTGATTCGTCTTGAGAATCCCGTTGTCTTCTCCGATTTCGTTCGGCCGATATGTTTGCCGGACATTCCACTGAAAGAAACCATCGACCGTGCCGACAACAACAACGTCACACCAACTCCCCACGCAGAGCGGTTCTCCAAGAGTCGCCCCCGAAAGCCCCTCAAGGAGTACCGACAGTACTTCGAAACACCCGGCAACGATGACGGCAGCGGCGGCGGCACGTCATCCGATGAGCTCGTGGAACTAACCGAAACGTCCCGCTACTCAATCAACGAGTTTGCGGCGGACTTCACCGACGAGGGCGCGCAGATCCCCAAGGCGGAGGCTATCGGCGTCGTGAAGAATCCCTACCCACTGCCGGAGAATTCGCCCCAGACCAACAACTACATTACCCCGCAGAACTACATCGCCAGCTTTCAGCCGCCCAAGCCGAAGCCAACCGTTTGGACCAACTGCAACACGCTGGGCTGGAGCCGCCAGCGGGACCATCTGCAGCGGGTGCAACTCAAGATCAGTGATATGAAGCCTTGCGAGAACGTTTCGATAGCCACCGTCAACAGTCTCTGCACGGAGGCGGCCTACCACAAGCAGGACTGCAGCGAGGAAGAGTTCGCAGGCAGtccggtcgtttgtctgcttccGACCGAGCGCAAGTGGGCCCTGGTTGGGGTCGCCTCGTGGCGAATAGCGTGCGCCCCGAACGGAGTGGAACGACCCCGGATGTACGATAAAATCACGTCCAACACGCAGTGGATCCGGGAGACGATTGCCGCTACGGTGtag
- the LOC129766374 gene encoding uncharacterized protein LOC129766374 isoform X2 codes for MTLSNDIGGGGGGGGGGVGGNGRSNGSSHHHHHHHHRSGSSGNNHSSNNSNNNNIVVGRRMSVGNNSNIIHNNNNNNHNHNNSSSNINGYNHNNSPPMGGDKDWDFKKSTKYPESDDFDSLPPPPPPEDDSSYFDEHPPPNHHLHHHAHMNHLNTLDTGTRVDTTPEKVRKHRSNSDISQSKHHNHRSNGGGGGLHHKSSNGHQHHHHHHHHRHSKSSRADSVLSSDSDIRFTRRKLGDNQKCGCALIAGFLLILLFAGVIVYVGYTYLRPEPLPDRIFRGRLRVVEGDNWTSELADQNTPWFQQRARDYRERINLIMRRSDLREPYEGSEILALDGNEGEPLTLHFAMYFDPYAELVSTADLHSILMEEITSDHPRYFRNLTIDPSSLIIKEVLGQFDDIPGTSSSPLGGKDDIVSEIVTTVRPLRKCEPLRLNYCRSVGYNVTTYPNFFGHNSLEDVEADLISFRELVDAECFRQAFDFICRLLQPPCEFRRIEEPTPGKVCRQYCQAFWAGCGDRLPERFRKHMDCERFPESTGIQSCHSRPGCSGELQSNALSSRLCDGVADCPDLSDENSCTFCAYGAIYCGRGRVCYPKNARCDGKLDCPDGSDEKDCLSISPQVSYLTFPSPIVPYRPRFYSEGYAVFSEKGTTGKLCSVGMESNEYVRTTVAESLCKALGFERVDYSEIRNDTEPNTSYVRVLDPRASEISFVRTTCQSKQSLYVGCGQLECGVQSALPSNPNVGLPKMASPGDWPWLAALFRADTHVCDGTLVSSDWILTTESCFQGQTKATWMAIFGAVRLSSSAPWTQRRRIIGMVKSPVEGSTAALIRLENPVVFSDFVRPICLPDIPLKETIDRADNNNVTPTPHAERFSKSRPRKPLKEYRQYFETPGNDDGSGGGTSSDELVELTETSRYSINEFAADFTDEGAQIPKAEAIGVVKNPYPLPENSPQTNNYITPQNYIASFQPPKPKPTVWTNCNTLGWSRQRDHLQRVQLKISDMKPCENVSIATVNSLCTEAAYHKQDCSEEEFAGSPVVCLLPTERKWALVGVASWRIACAPNGVERPRMYDKITSNTQWIRETIAATV; via the exons AAAAGTACAAAGTATCCCGAATCGGACGATTTCGACTCGCTGCCACCGCCACCCCCGCCGGAGGACGATTCGTCCTACTTCGACGAACACCCGCCACCTAACCATCATCTGCACCATCACGCCCACATGAACCATCTGAACACGCTGGACACCGGGACCCGCGTGGACACCACCCCGGAAAAAGTTCGCAAACATCGGTCCAACTCGGACATCAGCCAATCGAAGCATCACAATCACAGGAGcaatggcggcggtggcggaTTGCATCACAAATCATCCAACGGACATCAGCACCATCACCACCATCATCACCATCGGCACTCGAAGAGCAGTCGGGCGGATTCGGTGCTGTCGAGCGATTCGGACATTCGATTCACCCGGAGGAAGCTCGGGGATAATCAGAAGTGCGGCTGTGCGCTGATTGCGGGCTTTCTGTTGATACTGCTGTTCGCCGGGGTCATCGTCTATGTTGGGT acACCTACCTGCGGCCCGAGCCTCTACCAGATCGGATATTCCGTGGCCGGTTACGTGTGGTCGAGGGTGACAACTGGACCTCGGAGCTGGCGGATCAGAACACACCGTGGTTCCAACAGCGAGCACGAGACTACCGGGAACGAATCAATCTGATCATGCGACGGTCCGATCTGCGGGAACCGTACGAAGGGAGCGAAATTCTCGCACTGGATGG CAACGAAGGCGAACCCTTGACGCTTCACTTTGCGATGTATTTCGATCCGTATGCTGAGCTTGTGTCCACCGCCGATTTGCACTCGATTCTGATGGAGGAGATTACTTCCGATCATCCAAGGTACTTCCGTAACCTGACCATCGATCCGTCGAGCTTGATCATCAAGGAGGTTCTCGGCCAGTTTGACGACATCCCGGGAACTTCCTCATCGCCGTTGGGCGGGAAGGATGATATTGTCAGCGAGATAGTCACCACCGTTCGACCACTCCGCAAGTGTGAACCCCTGCGACTCAACTACTGCCGCTCGGTTGGCTACAACGTGACGACCTACCCGAACTTCTTCGGGCACAACTCGCTCGAGGATGTCGAAGCCGACCTGATCTCGTTCCGGGAGCTAGTGGACGCGGAGTGCTTCCGTCAGGCGTTCGATTTCATCTGTCGACTCCTGCAGCCTCCGTGTgagttccgaagaatcgaagagcccACCCCCGGGAAGGTTTGCCGACAGTACTGCCAGGCGTTCTGGGCTGGCTGTGGTGACCGACTGCCGGAGCGTTTCCGGAAGCACATGGATTGCGAGCGATTTCCAGAATCAACGGGAATTCAGTCGTGCCACAGCCGTCCCGGCTGTTCGGGGGAACTCCAATCGAATGCACTCTCCTCCCGGCTTTGCGATGGGGTTGCTGACTGTCCGGATTTGTCCGACGAAAACAGTTGCACGTTTTGTGCGTACGGAGCAATCTACTGTGGCCGGGGGCGCGTCTGCTACCCGAAAAATGCTCGCTGCGATGGGAAATTGGATTGTCCGGATGGTAGCGATGAGAAGGATTGCC TTTCCATCTCCCCACAAGTTTCGTATCTGACGTTCCCGTCGCCTATTGTGCCCTACCGACCACGCTTCTACTCCGAAGGCTACGCAGTCTTCTCGGAGAAGGGAACCACCGGCAAGCTGTGCTCCGTCGGGATGGAAAGCAACGAGTACGTGCGCACAACGGTAGCGGAATCGCTCTGCAAGGCACTTGGATTCGAACGGGTCGACTATTCGGAGATACGCAACGACACCGAACCGAACACCAGTTACGTGCGGGTGTTGGATCCAAGGGCGTCGGAAATCTCCTTCGTAAGGACTACCTGTCAGAGCAAACAGTCGTTGTATGTTGGCTGTGGGCAGCTGGAGTGCGGCGTTCAATCGGCTCTTCCGAGCAATCCGAATGTGGGTCTGCCTAAGATGGCCTCTCCGGGGGACTGGCCATGGTTGGCAGCTCTGTTCCGAGCGGATACTCACGTCTGTGATGGAACGCTG gtttcttCCGATTGGATCCTAACAACGGAGTCCTGCTTCCAGGGTCAAACGAAAGCCACGTGGATGGCAATTTTTGGAGCGGTCCGTCTCTCCTCGAGCGCCCCCTGGACGCAGCGGCGAAGAATT ATTGGCATGGTGAAATCCCCGGTTGAGGGCAGCACCGCTGCCCTGATTCGTCTTGAGAATCCCGTTGTCTTCTCCGATTTCGTTCGGCCGATATGTTTGCCGGACATTCCACTGAAAGAAACCATCGACCGTGCCGACAACAACAACGTCACACCAACTCCCCACGCAGAGCGGTTCTCCAAGAGTCGCCCCCGAAAGCCCCTCAAGGAGTACCGACAGTACTTCGAAACACCCGGCAACGATGACGGCAGCGGCGGCGGCACGTCATCCGATGAGCTCGTGGAACTAACCGAAACGTCCCGCTACTCAATCAACGAGTTTGCGGCGGACTTCACCGACGAGGGCGCGCAGATCCCCAAGGCGGAGGCTATCGGCGTCGTGAAGAATCCCTACCCACTGCCGGAGAATTCGCCCCAGACCAACAACTACATTACCCCGCAGAACTACATCGCCAGCTTTCAGCCGCCCAAGCCGAAGCCAACCGTTTGGACCAACTGCAACACGCTGGGCTGGAGCCGCCAGCGGGACCATCTGCAGCGGGTGCAACTCAAGATCAGTGATATGAAGCCTTGCGAGAACGTTTCGATAGCCACCGTCAACAGTCTCTGCACGGAGGCGGCCTACCACAAGCAGGACTGCAGCGAGGAAGAGTTCGCAGGCAGtccggtcgtttgtctgcttccGACCGAGCGCAAGTGGGCCCTGGTTGGGGTCGCCTCGTGGCGAATAGCGTGCGCCCCGAACGGAGTGGAACGACCCCGGATGTACGATAAAATCACGTCCAACACGCAGTGGATCCGGGAGACGATTGCCGCTACGGTGtag